One genomic segment of Hydrocarboniclastica marina includes these proteins:
- a CDS encoding peptidoglycan-binding domain-containing protein has translation MKQHPKRISRNFLLSTALLAFSCAVSAAPQDAEKHQIFAVENALAGAGYRISSADGVMDDSTRQALRTFQEQQSGLRPSGEINDDTLVALGVKRESKSYDRQKAEKAAAAVKPSYDPTQEAAPAGKAGNGEDAPEEESGWLFSW, from the coding sequence ATGAAGCAGCACCCGAAAAGAATCTCCCGTAATTTTCTTCTTTCAACGGCTTTGCTGGCCTTTAGCTGCGCGGTCAGCGCGGCACCGCAGGATGCTGAAAAACATCAGATCTTCGCCGTCGAGAACGCGCTCGCCGGGGCGGGCTACCGTATCAGCTCGGCAGACGGCGTAATGGACGACAGTACGCGTCAGGCCCTGCGGACTTTCCAGGAGCAGCAAAGCGGCCTCCGCCCCAGCGGCGAGATTAATGATGACACCCTGGTAGCGCTTGGCGTAAAACGCGAAAGCAAGAGCTATGACCGGCAAAAGGCCGAAAAAGCGGCCGCGGCTGTCAAACCCAGCTATGATCCGACCCAGGAGGCAGCGCCCGCAGGTAAAGCGGGCAATGGCGAGGACGCCCCTGAGGAGGAAAGCGGCTGGCTGTTCAGCTGGTAG
- a CDS encoding alanine/glycine:cation symporter family protein, with translation MDALTEIISTVNGLVWGVPMLVVILGTGLYLQLRLGLIPIRKTAYGFRMLWRGRLSTEKGDITPFNALMTALSATIGTGNIAGVATAVFLGGPGALFWMWMTALVGMATKYGEAVCAVKYREVDENGHHVGGPMYYIRNGLGPKWRWLAATFAIFAAIAGFGIGNTVQSNSVADVMQSSFNIPPLATGLVMAVLAAMVLIGGITRIGTVAGKLVPLMAITYVLCGIIILALNADGIPAAFGLVFTYAFSPAAATGGFAGAAVWAALQFGVARGVFSNEAGLGSAPIAHAAARTKSPVHQGVIAMLGTFIDTIVVCTITGLVIIVSGAWTSGETGASLSALAFNEALPGFGGYVVTFGLAIFAFTTLLAWSFYGEKSVEYLFGIKAIAPFRVLWIVAIPVGAMAQDHLGFVWLVADTLNALMALPNLVALLLLSPVIVRLTKEHFADNPR, from the coding sequence ATGGATGCACTCACCGAAATCATCAGCACAGTAAATGGCCTGGTTTGGGGCGTCCCCATGCTGGTCGTTATCCTCGGCACCGGCCTTTACCTGCAGCTCCGCCTCGGCCTGATCCCCATCCGTAAGACCGCTTACGGCTTTCGCATGCTCTGGCGGGGCCGTTTGAGCACTGAAAAAGGCGACATCACTCCGTTCAATGCCCTGATGACCGCGCTGTCAGCGACCATCGGCACCGGTAATATCGCCGGTGTGGCCACTGCCGTTTTCCTGGGCGGGCCCGGAGCGCTCTTCTGGATGTGGATGACCGCGCTGGTGGGCATGGCCACCAAATACGGCGAGGCCGTCTGTGCCGTGAAGTACCGTGAGGTGGACGAGAACGGCCATCACGTTGGCGGCCCCATGTACTACATCCGCAACGGCCTGGGCCCCAAGTGGCGCTGGCTTGCCGCGACATTCGCGATTTTTGCGGCCATTGCCGGTTTCGGGATCGGCAATACCGTCCAGTCCAACTCCGTTGCCGATGTCATGCAATCGAGCTTCAACATTCCGCCCCTGGCAACAGGCCTGGTCATGGCCGTGCTGGCCGCAATGGTCCTGATTGGCGGCATTACCCGCATCGGCACCGTCGCCGGGAAGCTGGTGCCACTGATGGCGATCACCTACGTTCTTTGCGGAATCATCATCCTGGCCCTGAACGCCGACGGCATCCCGGCCGCCTTTGGCCTGGTGTTTACCTATGCCTTTTCACCTGCCGCCGCAACAGGTGGCTTCGCCGGCGCAGCGGTATGGGCCGCCCTGCAGTTCGGCGTCGCCCGCGGGGTGTTCTCCAACGAGGCCGGGCTCGGCAGTGCGCCCATCGCCCATGCTGCAGCGCGCACCAAGAGCCCCGTCCACCAGGGCGTGATCGCCATGTTGGGCACCTTCATCGACACGATTGTCGTCTGCACCATTACCGGCCTGGTGATCATCGTATCCGGCGCCTGGACCAGTGGCGAAACCGGCGCCTCCCTGTCCGCCCTGGCCTTTAACGAGGCACTGCCAGGCTTCGGTGGCTATGTGGTGACATTCGGGCTGGCGATATTCGCTTTTACCACGCTGTTGGCGTGGTCGTTTTATGGCGAGAAATCGGTGGAGTATCTGTTTGGGATCAAAGCGATTGCACCTTTCCGGGTGCTCTGGATTGTAGCGATACCCGTTGGAGCTATGGCGCAGGATCATCTGGGGTTTGTTTGGTTGGTGGCGGATACGCTTAATGCTTTGATGGCGTTGCCGAATTTGGTGGCTTTGTTGTTGTTGAGTCCGGTGATTGTTCGGCTGACTAAAGAGCACTTTGCGGATAACCCCCGCTGA
- a CDS encoding GGDEF domain-containing protein — translation MLDKMIDEITRTGTSVETMRLRRQIRLSNQVGLFGAVATVPYQLFYLVYDIGYFLPVFVFNLLFIAVYLSGLLLNRSGRHGYARNLVLINACTQIFVVTYFIGAGAGVQLFYFAIGTILALIIRQDYARSLAVLLGLVSVLYLFCHFRFAQGTTPIPSPWGELAYGVSAVFAVMLAGGYSYLFRVAIDAAETRLVESNRALEKLSTTDPLTGLANRRRLDQFLRKEWARTTRREHALSVLMCDVDSFKLFNDIYGHQAGDECLRRIGTLLDEILQRPSDFAARYGGEEFVVVLPQTGEEGARYMAEQIRAAVETLAIPHPESGVASVVTLSVGVSTLAPEQSPLSSQLLAQADAALYQAKAGGRNRVVFLNIDAPDNY, via the coding sequence ATGCTGGATAAGATGATCGACGAGATTACCCGGACCGGGACGTCAGTTGAGACAATGCGGCTCAGACGGCAGATCCGGCTGAGCAATCAGGTGGGCTTGTTTGGCGCCGTGGCCACGGTTCCGTATCAGCTGTTCTACCTCGTCTACGACATTGGCTATTTTCTGCCGGTTTTCGTTTTCAATCTTCTGTTTATTGCGGTCTATCTGAGCGGGTTGCTACTCAACCGGTCGGGTCGTCATGGTTACGCACGTAACCTCGTACTCATCAATGCCTGTACGCAGATCTTCGTCGTGACCTACTTCATTGGCGCGGGGGCAGGCGTTCAGCTGTTCTATTTTGCCATCGGTACGATCCTGGCTTTGATTATCCGGCAGGATTATGCCAGGAGCCTGGCTGTTCTTTTGGGGTTGGTATCTGTTCTTTATCTGTTTTGCCACTTCCGCTTCGCTCAGGGCACGACGCCCATCCCGAGCCCCTGGGGCGAGTTGGCCTACGGCGTCAGCGCAGTGTTCGCGGTTATGCTGGCGGGAGGCTATTCCTACCTGTTCAGGGTCGCGATTGACGCGGCGGAAACGCGGCTGGTTGAAAGCAATCGGGCCCTGGAGAAGCTAAGCACCACCGATCCGTTGACCGGACTGGCCAATCGACGGCGACTGGACCAGTTCCTGAGAAAGGAGTGGGCGAGAACGACCCGGCGTGAGCACGCTCTTTCGGTGCTGATGTGCGACGTCGACTCCTTCAAGCTTTTTAACGACATATACGGGCATCAGGCCGGGGACGAGTGTCTCAGGCGCATCGGTACCTTGCTGGATGAGATTCTGCAGCGGCCCTCGGATTTCGCCGCCCGGTACGGCGGTGAGGAGTTTGTGGTGGTTCTGCCGCAGACGGGTGAAGAGGGCGCGCGCTACATGGCGGAGCAGATTCGGGCAGCGGTCGAGACGTTGGCCATACCTCACCCGGAGTCGGGTGTTGCCTCGGTTGTCACGCTGAGTGTGGGCGTCAGCACACTGGCGCCAGAGCAAAGCCCCCTGTCATCGCAGCTACTTGCCCAGGCAGACGCTGCCCTCTATCAGGCCAAGGCCGGGGGCCGCAATCGGGTCGTGTTCTTGAATATTGATGCGCCGGACAATTATTGA
- a CDS encoding DsbA family protein yields MGEAKRKQGTDSGSNMPAKGPIKGIIIGIVVVLVVVLAVYWLTRPVADPDELPTAAEGAGPFPAHEDRVGVSVGPEDASVVVREFADYQCPGCASFASVAKRIKDEFVASGDVRFVYFDFPLVDIHDNAMLAAQAARCAGDQGNYWAMHDRLFAQQGEWSTNHNAKGVFVRYSEELGMNPARMQRCLDTELHREDVEASLALAKRMGVRSTPTVLVNNIPMGGAQTWPKMKAVIERELETTKP; encoded by the coding sequence ATGGGCGAAGCGAAACGAAAACAGGGTACGGACAGCGGCAGCAACATGCCTGCGAAGGGTCCGATCAAAGGCATTATCATCGGCATCGTCGTTGTGCTCGTAGTGGTGCTGGCAGTCTACTGGTTGACGCGTCCTGTAGCGGATCCTGACGAATTGCCCACGGCGGCCGAAGGGGCTGGGCCTTTCCCGGCCCATGAGGATCGCGTTGGGGTTAGTGTTGGCCCTGAGGATGCGTCGGTGGTTGTGCGGGAATTTGCCGATTATCAGTGCCCCGGTTGCGCCAGTTTTGCCTCGGTCGCCAAACGTATAAAGGATGAGTTCGTTGCTTCAGGCGATGTTCGCTTCGTCTACTTTGATTTTCCACTGGTGGATATCCACGATAACGCCATGCTTGCCGCTCAGGCAGCTCGCTGTGCCGGTGATCAGGGTAACTACTGGGCCATGCATGACCGCTTGTTTGCGCAGCAGGGAGAGTGGTCGACCAATCACAACGCCAAAGGGGTCTTCGTGCGGTACAGTGAAGAGCTCGGCATGAATCCCGCACGCATGCAAAGATGCCTCGATACCGAGCTGCACCGTGAAGACGTAGAGGCAAGCCTGGCCCTCGCCAAGCGAATGGGCGTTCGCAGCACACCGACCGTCCTGGTCAATAATATCCCGATGGGAGGCGCCCAGACCTGGCCCAAGATGAAAGCCGTCATAGAACGTGAGCTGGAGACAACCAAGCCTTAG
- the guaD gene encoding guanine deaminase, protein MKNNQTETRGYRGRILHFLDEPGTAAPEPGSYQFFEDGLLIVDQDRILAVGHASGLLPSLPAGATVEHWPEALIVPGFIDTHVHLPQLQVIASFGSQLLDWLETYTYPAEARFADAAWASSQAEVFVDMMLAHGTTSALVFATSHATSVNALFTVAAARRMAIATGKVMMDRNAPQALCDLASGSCQASQALIDRWHGKDRLRYAVTPRFAITSSPEQLSLAGKLVAENPGVLMQTHWAENHAEIDFACELYPERKDYLDVYEHYGLLGERSVLAHGVHINEHDRHRLNRSGSRIAFCPTSNTFLGSGLFDFEAARGAGVNVGLATDVGAGTSLSMLATMAEAYKVCQLQGQTLSPFQAFYLSTLGNARVLHQDADSGNFEPGKYADFVVLDPSATPMLRLKQHPRPKLADILFDLMILGDDRCIKQTYVAGQCQFDRATT, encoded by the coding sequence ATGAAAAACAACCAAACTGAAACTCGCGGCTACCGAGGCCGGATACTGCACTTCCTCGATGAGCCAGGCACAGCGGCGCCTGAACCTGGAAGTTATCAGTTCTTCGAAGACGGCCTTCTGATAGTCGACCAGGATCGGATTCTGGCGGTCGGCCACGCCAGCGGTCTGCTCCCCTCACTCCCGGCCGGTGCGACCGTGGAACACTGGCCCGAAGCCCTGATCGTACCGGGCTTCATCGATACCCACGTGCATCTGCCACAGCTTCAAGTCATCGCAAGTTTCGGCTCGCAACTCCTGGACTGGCTGGAAACCTATACCTATCCGGCGGAAGCACGCTTTGCAGACGCTGCCTGGGCCAGCAGCCAGGCCGAGGTTTTCGTCGATATGATGCTGGCCCATGGCACCACTTCAGCCCTGGTGTTCGCGACGTCCCATGCCACATCGGTTAATGCGTTGTTTACCGTAGCTGCGGCGCGCCGAATGGCCATCGCAACCGGCAAGGTAATGATGGACCGCAATGCCCCTCAGGCTCTGTGTGATCTGGCTAGCGGGAGCTGTCAGGCTAGCCAGGCCCTGATCGACCGCTGGCACGGCAAGGACCGTTTACGCTACGCCGTGACGCCGAGGTTCGCTATCACCTCAAGTCCAGAACAGCTGTCGCTGGCGGGAAAGCTTGTAGCGGAGAATCCCGGTGTGCTGATGCAGACCCACTGGGCGGAGAACCATGCCGAGATTGACTTCGCCTGCGAGCTTTATCCCGAACGTAAAGATTATCTTGATGTGTATGAGCATTACGGGCTGTTGGGCGAACGTAGTGTGCTGGCCCATGGCGTCCATATAAATGAACACGATCGCCACAGGTTGAACCGATCCGGAAGCCGGATAGCTTTCTGCCCGACCTCAAACACATTTCTTGGAAGCGGCCTGTTTGACTTTGAGGCCGCGCGTGGCGCTGGCGTTAACGTCGGCCTGGCCACGGATGTGGGCGCCGGGACCAGCCTTTCGATGCTGGCGACCATGGCCGAAGCCTACAAGGTCTGCCAATTGCAGGGACAGACACTGAGCCCGTTCCAGGCGTTTTACCTGAGTACACTGGGAAATGCCCGCGTGCTCCATCAGGACGCGGATAGCGGCAACTTCGAGCCGGGCAAATACGCCGACTTTGTCGTGCTCGACCCATCCGCGACCCCGATGCTCAGGCTCAAGCAGCACCCCCGCCCCAAGCTGGCTGATATTCTGTTTGACCTCATGATCCTGGGCGACGACCGCTGCATTAAGCAAACCTATGTTGCGGGCCAGTGCCAGTTCGACCGGGCGACGACTTAA
- a CDS encoding OmpA family protein has protein sequence MSVRPTHTFSGRCPSTENPGRARARAALFPVALLSVALTQPIAAQEQEPDIDRIYLNPSVGFQYFDHDRDLSETGTYSMGLEYRFHDHWAAEAVYGNADADRKGASGNADYTDYRLDGLYYLDNLNTEDIVQPYLAAGGGHTEFEDDGESRVNAGGGVRLAATDLVSLRLDAREFYSIDEHEWDTLVSLGVSFAFSRQAEAQPEPDPAPAPAPRPQPADSDNDGVPDSRDQCSGTPAGAAVTSDGCPRDSDNDGVADFRDQCPGTASGVEADEQGCEGVTERVETIELHIQFPFNSDEIKPIYDHEIREVANFMEEYPDTSVEIAGHSDSLGDKAYNQKLSQQRAEAVATRLTEKFGIASERVRARGYGESEPVADNSTDQGRIRNRRVEARIEKVIR, from the coding sequence ATGTCCGTCAGACCCACGCATACCTTTTCAGGCCGTTGCCCATCAACTGAGAATCCTGGCCGTGCAAGAGCAAGAGCCGCACTTTTTCCAGTTGCTCTTCTGTCAGTGGCCCTGACCCAGCCTATCGCCGCGCAGGAGCAGGAACCCGACATAGACCGGATCTACCTGAACCCATCCGTTGGCTTCCAATATTTCGACCACGACCGAGACCTTTCTGAAACCGGTACCTATTCCATGGGGCTCGAGTACCGCTTCCATGACCACTGGGCGGCGGAGGCCGTGTACGGCAATGCAGACGCGGACCGCAAAGGTGCTTCGGGTAACGCTGATTACACCGATTACCGGCTGGACGGTCTCTATTACCTGGACAACCTCAACACCGAAGACATCGTCCAGCCCTACCTGGCCGCAGGCGGCGGGCACACCGAGTTCGAAGACGACGGCGAAAGTCGTGTCAATGCTGGCGGTGGCGTGCGGCTGGCAGCGACAGACCTGGTCTCTTTAAGGCTCGACGCGCGTGAGTTCTACAGCATTGATGAGCACGAATGGGACACGCTGGTTTCCCTCGGTGTCAGCTTTGCATTCAGCCGTCAGGCCGAGGCCCAGCCAGAGCCAGACCCAGCGCCGGCACCCGCGCCGCGACCCCAGCCTGCAGACAGTGACAATGACGGGGTCCCTGACAGCCGAGACCAATGTTCAGGCACGCCTGCTGGAGCCGCGGTAACGTCCGATGGCTGCCCGCGCGATTCTGACAACGATGGCGTTGCTGATTTCCGTGATCAGTGCCCTGGCACGGCCTCAGGTGTCGAGGCTGACGAACAAGGCTGCGAAGGGGTAACCGAACGGGTCGAGACGATCGAACTGCACATTCAGTTCCCCTTCAACTCGGATGAGATAAAGCCCATATACGACCATGAGATCCGGGAAGTGGCGAACTTCATGGAAGAGTACCCGGATACATCGGTGGAAATCGCCGGGCACAGTGACAGCCTGGGTGACAAGGCCTACAACCAGAAACTGTCGCAGCAGCGTGCCGAAGCGGTCGCTACGCGCCTTACCGAAAAGTTCGGGATTGCCAGTGAAAGGGTACGCGCACGTGGCTATGGCGAAAGCGAGCCCGTTGCAGACAACAGTACCGATCAGGGCCGTATCCGCAACCGCCGGGTCGAGGCCCGCATTGAGAAAGTCATTCGCTAG
- a CDS encoding TatD family hydrolase, with product MSSKRREIPVFGHAIVETHCHLDYLKDRPLEETLAQAQAVNVERIITIAVAPKNLATVRGLVKDHTSVYGTQGVHPHDAEAWTPEVETEIRDALRNHDQRAKLVAVGEIGLDYFYDNSDRDVQKEVFARQLQIAVDSDRPVVIHSRDADEDTIAILKDFEASLKRRGVIHSFTSGPGLAQYAIDQGWCLGFNGISTFNKAENVRDIIRMTPLGSLLLETDAPFLTPVPYRGRENAPFYIPFVAEKVAEVKETGIEEVLAQTYHNSYRLFFPPASEI from the coding sequence ATGAGCAGTAAGCGACGTGAAATACCCGTATTCGGGCACGCCATTGTCGAAACCCACTGTCACCTGGACTATCTCAAGGACAGGCCGCTTGAGGAGACTTTGGCCCAGGCGCAGGCAGTCAATGTCGAGCGGATCATCACCATCGCCGTAGCGCCAAAAAATCTCGCTACCGTACGCGGACTGGTGAAAGACCATACCAGTGTATATGGCACCCAAGGCGTTCATCCCCACGATGCTGAAGCCTGGACGCCGGAGGTCGAGACCGAAATCCGCGACGCCCTTCGCAACCACGACCAGCGCGCGAAGCTGGTCGCAGTGGGCGAGATTGGCCTGGATTATTTCTATGACAACAGCGACCGGGACGTTCAGAAAGAGGTTTTCGCCCGCCAACTTCAGATTGCCGTCGATTCGGACCGGCCGGTGGTCATCCATAGCCGTGACGCGGACGAAGACACTATCGCGATCCTTAAAGATTTCGAGGCCAGTCTTAAACGCCGCGGTGTGATCCACAGCTTCACCTCAGGCCCGGGCCTCGCGCAATACGCAATAGATCAGGGTTGGTGCCTCGGTTTTAACGGTATAAGCACCTTCAACAAAGCCGAGAACGTCCGCGACATTATCCGTATGACGCCGCTTGGCAGCCTGCTGCTCGAGACAGACGCGCCCTTTCTGACACCGGTCCCCTACCGGGGCCGGGAAAACGCGCCATTCTATATCCCGTTTGTGGCGGAGAAGGTGGCGGAAGTAAAAGAGACGGGCATTGAAGAGGTACTGGCTCAGACCTATCACAACAGCTACCGGTTGTTTTTTCCGCCAGCGTCTGAAATCTAG
- a CDS encoding ATP-dependent helicase translates to MPALTDEQHAIITSGYEHCLITAVAGSGKTTTLAWRIRHLLEQGHDPERMLILMFNRAARADFNRKLLDITHQTGLALPEIRTYHAMGFRLYKRCIREGYLPPYQGDILRDGEIHYQVWQLSRALVPEELQGELRRGKKEFTETAANFIDWVKSTLSPPEVVFEELGYDDKYRYLIDLFHSFEQWRKGSHRISYADMLYEPVLAIHQNPPLQKLVGNKMDLVMVDEYQDTNEIQHLLLRYIAGDRARVTVVGDPDQTIYEFRGAKPEFILQRFANEFDDPTELTLSYTFRYGHRLALLADHLISHNLGRKDVLCHAHAGTPETRVYHESPNDEADFIVQLVQRAQAAANDTGPATEQPDSGLPASTLGDVAVLVRVWSQSVPIELRLLARQIPYHIDANKGALFTREVEALTALLALAAGDLDGMLQEQRRELFRAILRFPHVGLREGELNDMAQYLAGFSGGWGQLLRNADTSHLKPLPARKISKLGGALGELEHSTLSAAKVIAQYAQATELYEGIRSLAMTHESADERIGTVKGFQRYLASLDVDAPRALAHLRQLKDQANRLGEHDGIHLSTIHRAKGLEWPVVVIPGLQEKYLPYSARQSERDTDLRTHIESERRLLYVGMTRASRALYLLTPASDDPEQAPSRFLGELCLPLCEELGAALSGPDRPETLRLETPVTAIAKRYARREDVGLEGPSIAPAAEASPGIPPSCRPIWAHGRLRHAVFGTGLVKAEDERSFEVAFEDGRRLNFSKKSAHLYFSPA, encoded by the coding sequence GTGCCCGCACTGACCGACGAACAGCACGCTATCATTACCTCGGGCTACGAACACTGCCTTATCACTGCCGTGGCCGGCAGTGGCAAAACGACAACGCTGGCATGGCGTATCCGCCACCTGCTCGAACAGGGCCACGACCCCGAGCGCATGCTGATACTGATGTTCAACCGTGCCGCGCGGGCGGACTTCAATCGCAAACTCCTGGACATCACCCACCAGACCGGGCTTGCCCTGCCCGAAATCCGCACCTACCACGCCATGGGTTTCCGGCTTTACAAGCGGTGTATCCGGGAGGGCTATCTGCCGCCTTACCAAGGCGACATCCTGCGTGACGGCGAGATCCACTATCAGGTCTGGCAGCTCTCACGGGCGCTGGTCCCGGAAGAATTGCAGGGCGAGCTGCGCAGGGGAAAGAAAGAGTTTACGGAAACAGCGGCAAATTTTATCGACTGGGTCAAAAGTACCCTTTCGCCGCCGGAAGTGGTTTTCGAAGAGCTAGGCTACGACGACAAATACCGCTACCTGATTGACCTGTTTCACAGCTTCGAGCAGTGGCGTAAAGGCAGCCATCGCATCAGCTACGCCGACATGCTCTATGAGCCCGTGCTGGCGATTCATCAGAATCCGCCCCTGCAGAAGCTGGTAGGCAACAAGATGGATCTCGTGATGGTTGACGAGTACCAGGACACCAACGAGATTCAACACCTGCTGTTGCGCTACATCGCAGGCGATCGGGCTCGGGTAACCGTAGTCGGCGATCCGGACCAGACCATCTATGAATTCCGCGGTGCTAAACCCGAGTTCATCCTTCAGCGTTTCGCCAACGAGTTCGATGACCCCACCGAGCTGACGCTGTCCTACACCTTCCGCTACGGCCACCGCCTGGCCCTGCTGGCTGATCACCTTATCAGTCATAACCTGGGCCGTAAGGATGTCCTCTGCCATGCTCATGCCGGCACGCCGGAAACACGTGTTTACCACGAGTCGCCCAACGACGAGGCCGACTTTATCGTCCAACTGGTGCAACGGGCTCAGGCGGCAGCGAACGATACCGGGCCCGCTACAGAGCAGCCGGACAGCGGTTTACCGGCCTCCACTCTGGGTGATGTGGCGGTGTTGGTGCGGGTCTGGAGCCAGAGCGTACCGATTGAGCTGCGGCTGCTGGCGCGCCAGATTCCCTACCACATCGATGCCAACAAGGGGGCGCTTTTCACCCGTGAGGTCGAGGCGCTTACCGCGCTGCTGGCGCTCGCTGCAGGTGATCTGGACGGTATGCTTCAGGAGCAGCGACGGGAGCTATTCCGGGCGATTTTACGGTTTCCCCACGTCGGCCTGCGCGAAGGCGAGCTCAACGACATGGCGCAGTATCTTGCAGGCTTCAGCGGCGGCTGGGGTCAACTCCTGCGTAACGCCGACACCAGCCACCTGAAGCCCCTGCCCGCGCGCAAAATATCCAAACTGGGCGGGGCGCTCGGTGAGCTGGAACATAGCACTCTGTCAGCAGCAAAGGTTATCGCCCAGTACGCGCAGGCAACCGAACTTTACGAAGGTATTCGCAGCCTTGCCATGACCCATGAATCGGCTGACGAGCGCATCGGAACAGTCAAAGGGTTCCAGCGCTATCTGGCCAGCCTGGATGTCGATGCGCCTCGGGCACTGGCCCACCTGCGCCAACTGAAAGACCAGGCCAACCGCTTGGGCGAGCACGACGGTATCCATCTCTCGACCATTCATCGGGCCAAGGGGCTGGAGTGGCCTGTCGTTGTGATTCCCGGCCTGCAGGAGAAATACCTGCCCTACAGTGCCCGCCAAAGCGAACGCGACACCGACCTGCGGACTCATATCGAGAGCGAACGCCGCCTGTTATACGTGGGCATGACCCGCGCCAGCCGAGCTCTTTACCTGCTGACGCCGGCGTCAGATGACCCGGAGCAGGCCCCAAGCCGCTTCCTGGGCGAACTGTGCCTGCCGCTGTGTGAAGAGCTGGGCGCAGCGCTCTCTGGCCCTGACCGGCCTGAGACACTTCGGCTTGAAACACCGGTTACGGCTATAGCAAAGCGCTACGCCAGACGGGAAGACGTTGGCCTGGAGGGCCCCTCCATTGCCCCTGCAGCTGAAGCATCGCCAGGCATTCCCCCGTCATGTCGACCAATCTGGGCCCATGGCCGGCTGCGCCATGCTGTCTTCGGAACAGGGCTGGTGAAGGCCGAGGATGAGCGCTCCTTCGAGGTGGCGTTCGAGGATGGCAGGAGATTAAACTTCAGCAAGAAAAGTGCCCACCTGTACTTCAGCCCCGCATAG